A window from Schistosoma haematobium chromosome 3, whole genome shotgun sequence encodes these proteins:
- a CDS encoding hypothetical protein (EggNog:ENOG410VIUA~COG:S~BUSCO:EOG091G0W2D) encodes MRLRTRFEDQYFRRNNFICWLAVRMKLFLHNILTSRVLKSVKVGYPLKLKANTLKVSTVDYDPASVARLIPKVEWSVVKSVADEIGEEYIPCLPEEVPVNYSENEEFLKLAHRALLEVDVMEGVLVCPETGREFTISNGIPNMLVNEGE; translated from the exons ATGCG ATTGCGTACTCGTTTTGAAGATCAATATTTCCGAAGAAATAACTTTATTTGCTGGCTTGCAGTTAGGATGAAGCTTTTTCTGCACAACATACTTACTTCTCGTGTCTTAAAGTCTGTGAAAGTGGGATATCCACTAAAATTGAAA GCCAACACATTAAAGGTATCAACAGTTGATTATGACCCTGCATCAGTTGCCCGTTTGATTCCAAAAGTGGAGTGGTCTGTTGTGAAGTCAGTAGCAGATGAA ATTGGTGAAGAATACATTCCTTGTTTGCCAGAAGAAGTCCCGGTTAATTATTCGGAAAACGAAGAATTCTTAAAATTGGCACACCGAGCACTTCTTGAAGTCGACGTAATGGAGGGTGTACTGGTTTGCCCAGAAACTGGTCGAGAATTTACCATCTCAAACGGAATTCCAAACATGTTGGTCAACGAGGGTGAATAA
- a CDS encoding hypothetical protein (EggNog:ENOG410VIUA~COG:S~BUSCO:EOG091G0W2D): MGFCENVGQLNLLGALFVVSRLLLHLQCGHSKLLGLRTRFEDQYFRRNNFICWLAVRMKLFLHNILTSRVLKSVKVGYPLKLKANTLKVSTVDYDPASVARLIPKVEWSVVKSVADEIGEEYIPCLPEEVPVNYSENEEFLKLAHRALLEVDVMEGVLVCPETGREFTISNGIPNMLVNEGE, encoded by the exons ATGGGGTTCTGTGAAAATGTTGGACAGTTGAACTTACTGGGCGCGTTGTTTGTGGTCTCAAGGTTGTTGTTGCATTTACAATGTGGGCATTCCAAGTTGCTAGG ATTGCGTACTCGTTTTGAAGATCAATATTTCCGAAGAAATAACTTTATTTGCTGGCTTGCAGTTAGGATGAAGCTTTTTCTGCACAACATACTTACTTCTCGTGTCTTAAAGTCTGTGAAAGTGGGATATCCACTAAAATTGAAA GCCAACACATTAAAGGTATCAACAGTTGATTATGACCCTGCATCAGTTGCCCGTTTGATTCCAAAAGTGGAGTGGTCTGTTGTGAAGTCAGTAGCAGATGAA ATTGGTGAAGAATACATTCCTTGTTTGCCAGAAGAAGTCCCGGTTAATTATTCGGAAAACGAAGAATTCTTAAAATTGGCACACCGAGCACTTCTTGAAGTCGACGTAATGGAGGGTGTACTGGTTTGCCCAGAAACTGGTCGAGAATTTACCATCTCAAACGGAATTCCAAACATGTTGGTCAACGAGGGTGAATAA